The following are encoded together in the Chaetodon auriga isolate fChaAug3 chromosome 6, fChaAug3.hap1, whole genome shotgun sequence genome:
- the peak1 gene encoding inactive tyrosine-protein kinase PEAK1 yields MSACSTFTEHVWKPGECKNCFKPKSLHCLAQSGERKPPSEQRPPTTQQLNPPPAGARANPNITNNSQRAGSGSSRSGHFRPPVAKKPTIAVKPTMMLPCSSAGLDSDGNLSRPPNVIETGKTSAFTVWNRNGLNRKRPGGPSNNNEGEDGSEEIEGYGQLSPRTPSGNNNNSGLTDVLKEIAGLGPGLSPTPLSGSKDLFWGRISSSYRRSLERGLPASSCLAMGSSSSSGGGGTAQKRVSLSDSNEIISTEGGRFCYPEFSSEGEDDEEEEDEEEETERDDDEHESWDESDEELLAMEIRMRGQPRFANFRAATLSPVPFAAGKKWNTVPLRNRSLQRICAVDYDDSYDEILNGYPSMDSNGALLPYGPHDMQGSGFLSNSESTTSPESSSSLPEDSRTTSSSGSSAPSALQNGLKSPTSSKAPVTCTSPKKEPVHRALSPLKVTETHKAVLAIRLEDQDSREGMPMPQALPGQPVTISFSPTEEQAKPYRVVNLEKSQICKPYTVVDVSASMANKDEQIPDSSPKPKNLSMPSSPTSFCNTPLGQPLSPASPVSPSVPVMPTSPTSVALPGTSRKKSGSIRYQEVWTSSTSPRQKIPKVDLGINPGPSIPTQHCSHKSAPTSPIAGLSSSRTVPVKSPNLSEIKFNSFNNAGMPPFPIIIRDEPAYARSSKNAVKVPIVINPSAYDNLAVYKSFLGLSGELPQPKGVGSRVASHTYEEIGSSESVQSSSTEKTISGRGTSERTSFEETKAPPEAVSKAPNLQARTTTDSSTVTSTVMSSTAGALSPTLSTNSPPTLASTSNLPKTSPIANAVTRSFSKNDNADLHFSSGTAVSQKEEASAVLLQIVASIHPPQSPPESPSAQTKTQNSEELYALPPDAMKETLTRPKSLFSTTDGCLSKPKKDTPSKVLSKSQSASAAVPLSSPRSEPNAPFPPPRSTSSPYHASNILQRHFGNWTKSSASSSPVRPIEGDGSPGGEGRRISTDSSKPKRWISFKSFFRRRKDEDEQRERVERDKEKGKLVGLDGTVIHMLPPPPVQHHHWFTEAKPEDPTQKPTIIFTYKPESGSTLGDGEGELRVEECRENAPLTPDESKEPRPFSPGRTPASHTSGCDLISKDISQVPVSANNARDRELPGAASLPAKVNLGLVLGEGEEGHANQVATPASASEGSASLGEPEEDGNQSHHSHSTASSQCSATYSNLGQSRANMIPLKQPRNIKASNDTLASIDLDSLADQPAAKATPPPLPKKAVPRSSTEPNLGVKEPAQGALRPRAEAKPGGTNLSVANPLYDLDSTWETASQSSSLSSEPHRAHDHESGDSLERPLAATATNKGRPTNSMSSLVPQPASAAPTSSTGRERRVYPSTESLAGRGRTTGRGAAAGGSKPQRPALYRGLDSWDEVVGRIRGLHTDTLRKLATKCEDRFMAGQKDHLRFGTDSWSHFRLTTGKPCCEAGDAVYYTASYAKDPLVNYAIKICRSKVKETQQQFFHSLAVRQSLAVNFNIQQDCGHFLADVPTRLLPWEEEEDEEEEEEEEVEDVNGLKEKEKEIKTETKTTDSKAPNGKLDETPAAGHMNAAGRLKSRVVVITREVPFQTVADFVREGVARHTHNPELYERQVCLLLLQLCSGLEHMKPYHVTHCDLRLENLLLVHCQPGNPWNLDILEPNNNSNGSSSSSGASSASAAAAAANATCPARLIISNFSQAKQKSTLMAADPGTLRDQSRLAPEIVTATQYRKCDEFQTGILIYEMLHRPNPFEETPELKEREYTWADLPPLPIRSLYSQGLQQLARLLLTVNPSERIRMSEARACLQCLLWGPREDLFQALGCSSTGPMSGATSSQREATLQNWLDLKRTLMMIKFAERSLDTACGVSLEDWLCCQYLAFATTDTLSRVVHILQQPHAQTQSQAAHTAPNQTQTHHAHTLHLTQSQPL; encoded by the exons ATGTCCGCCTGCAGTACCTTCACCGAGCACGTGTGGAAACCAGGCGAGTGCAAGAACTGCTTTAAACCTAAGAGTCTGCACTGTTTGGCTCAGAGTGGTGAAAGGAAGCCTCCTTCTGAGCAGAGGCCTCCAACAACTCAGCAACTAAACCCACCCCCTGCTGGGGCCCGGGCCAACCCTAATATTACCAACAACTCCCAGAGGGCTGGCAGTGGGTCTTCCCGCTCAGGACACTTCCGTCCACCGGTGGCTAAAAAGCCAACCATTGCTGTTAAGCCGACGATGATGCTGCCCTGCTCCTCTGCAGGACTGGATTCAGATGGCAACCTGTCACGACCACCAAATGTGATAGAAACGGGAAAAACATCAGCCTTTACAGTGTGGAATCGCAATGGACTGAACCGTAAAAGGCCTGGTGGGCCCAGCAACAACAACGAAGGAGAGGATGGCAGTGAGGAGATTGAGGGTTATGGACAACTTAGCCCAAGGACCCCTAGtggaaataacaacaacagtGGACTGACAGATGTCTTAAAGGAGATTGCTGGATTAGGCCCTGGTCTTAGCCCCACACCCCTTTCTGGTTCCAAGGACTTGTTTTGGGGACGAATAAGTAGTTCATACAGACGGTCATTGGAAAGAGGCCTTCCAGCCTCAAGCTGTCTGGCCatgggaagcagcagcagtagtggtggtggtggcacTGCTCAAAAACGGGTATCGCTTAGTGACAGCAATGAAATCATTAGCACAGAGGGTGGTCGCTTTTGCTACCCAGAGTTTTCTAGTGAAGGcgaagatgatgaggaagaggaagatgaggaggaagagactgaaagggatgatgatgaacatgagAGCTGGGATGAAAGTGATGAAGAGTTGCTAGCCATGGAGATACGTATGCGAGGCCAACCACGATTTGCAAACTTCCGTGCTGCTACATTGTCTCCAGTGCCCTTTGCTGCAGGGAAAAAGTGGAATACTGTGCCGCTTCGCAACCGCTCACTTCAGCGGATTTGTGCAGTAGACTATGATGATAGCTATGATGAGATTTTGAACGGATACCCCTCTATGGACTCGAATGGAGCTCTACTTCCCTATGGGCCCCATGACATGCAAGGCAGTGGTTTCCTATCAAATTCAGAATCTACCACTTCTCCAGAATCATCGTCATCGCTACCAGAGGATTCTCGAACAACTTCCAGCAGTGGGAGCAGTGCCCCCAGTGCTCTTCAAAATGGTTTGAAGTCTCCCACATCTTCTAAGGCACCTGTCACCTGCACTTCTCCAAAAAAGGAGCCCGTCCACAGAGCACTGAGTCCACTCAaggtgactgaaacacacaaggCTGTCCTGGCCATTAGATTAGAAGATCAGGATAGTAGAGAAGGTATGCCAATGCCCCAGGCCCTTCCAGGTCAACCAGTTACTATCAGTTTTAGTCCCACAGAGGAGCAAGCTAAACCATACCGTGTAGTGAATTTGGAAAAGTCTCAGATCTGTAAGCCTTACACTGTAGTGGATGTGTCAGCATCCATGGCCAACAAAGATGAACAGATTCCAGACTCTtctccaaaacccaaaaaccTGTCAATGCCTTCGAGCCCTACATCGTTCTGTAACACTCCTTTAGGTCAGCCCCTGTCTCCAGCCTCCCCTGTTTCTCCGTCTGTTCCTGTGATGCCAACGTCACCCACATCTGTAGCTCTACCAGGTACCTCTCGAAAGAAATCGGGGAGCATACGCTACCAAGAAGTGTGGACATCAAGCACAAGTCCTCGCCAAAAAATACCGAAAGTGGATCTAGGGATTAATCCTGGCCCTTCCATCCCTACTCAGCACTGCAGCCACAAGTCAGCTCCCACTTCTCCCATTGCCGGGCTGTCTTCCTCCCGAACTGTACCTGTGAAATCCCCAAATTTATCAGAAATCAAGTTTAACAGTTTCAATAATGCAGGCATGCCTCCTTTTCCCATTATAATTCGAGACGAGCCAGCTTATGCCCGTAGCTCCAAGAATGCTGTTAAGGTACCTATTGTTATCAATCCAAGTGCGTATGACAACCTAGCTGTGTACAAGAGCTTCCTGGGACTCAGTGGAGAACTGCCACAGCCAAAGGGTGTAGGTAGTAGGGTAGCCAGCCATACTTATGAAGAGATTGGATCATCTGAGAGTGTCCAGTCCTCCTCAACAGAGAAAACTATCTCTGGTAGAGGCACATCAGAGAGAACCTCTTTTGAAGAGACAAAAGCCCCACCTGAAGCAGTGTCAAAAGCACCAAATTTACAAGCTAGAACCACTACAGACTCAAGCACTGTGACAAGCACTGTGATGAGCTCCACAGCTGGGGCCCTCTCTCCCACTTTATCTACTAATTCTCCTCCCACTCTTGCCAGTACTTCAAACCTACCTAAAACCAGCCCCATTGCCAATGCTGTTACACGCAGTTTCAGTAAAAACGATAATGCAGActtacatttttcttctggGACAGCAGTAAGCCAGAAGGAGGAGGCAAGTGCTGTGCTTTTACAGATTGTGGCCTCCATCCACCCTCCCCAGTCTCCTCCAGAGTCACCTTCAGCACAAACCAAAACCCAAAATTCTGAGGAGCTATATGCTCTCCCACCTGATGCCATGAAAGAGACCCTCACCCGACCCAAGTCCCTCTTTTCTACAACTGATGGCTGTCTTTCCAAGCCCAAGAAGGACACACCCTCCAAAGTTTTGTCTAAATCCCAGagtgcctctgctgctgtccctCTCTCCAGCCCCCGTTCTGAGCCCAATGCACCCTTCCCCCCTCCTAGATCTACATCATCCCCTTACCATGCTTCTAACATCCTCCAGAGACATTTTGGCAACTGGACTAAGAGTTCCGCCTCCAGTTCTCCTGTACGACCGATTGAAGGTGATGGAAGTCCAGGTGGAGAGGGGAGACGCATTTCAACAGATAGCTCCAAACCCAAACGCTGGATCTCCTTTAAGAGCTTTTTTCGTCGGCGGAAAGATGAggatgagcagagagaaagggtgGAGCGAGACAAGGAGAAAGGCAAGCTGGTTGGCCTTGATGGAACAGTTATTCACATgcttccaccaccaccagtcCAACATCATCACTGGTTCACTGAGGCCAAGCCAGAGGATCCCACCCAGAAGCCAACTATCATCTTCACCTACAAACCAGAAAGTGGCAGCACACTTGGTGATGGAGAAGGAGAACTACGAGTAGAGGAGTGTAGAGAAAATGCACCACTGACACCTGATGAGAGCAAGGAACCCAGACCCTTCAGTCCAGGCCGAACACCTGCCTCACACACCTCTGGATGTGATCTCATCAGCAAGGATATCAG CCAGGTACCAGTCAGTGCCAACAATGCCAGGGACCGGGAGCTGCCCGGTGCCGCCTCCTTGCCTGCCAAAGTGAATCTGGGGCTGGTGCTTGGGGAGGGCGAGGAGGGCCATGCCAACCAGGTTGCCACACCAGCCTCAGCCAGCGAGGGCAGCGCCAGCCTTGGAGAGCCAGAGGAGGACGGGAATCAGTCCCATCACTCCCACTCTACCGCCTCCAGCCAGTGCAGTGCCACCTACAGCAACCTGG GTCAATCCAGAGCCAACATGATCCCACTGAAGCAGCCCCGGAACATCAAAGCATCCAACGATACCTTGGCCTCCATTGACCTGGACAGCCTTGCCGACCAGCCAGCTGCTAAAGCCACACCGCCACCACTGCCTAAGAAGGCTGTGCCTCGCTCCAGCACTGAACCCAACCTTGGAGTGAAAGAGCCAGCCCAGGGAGCCCTGAGACCTCGGGCTGAGGCTAAACCTGGGGGCACGAACCTGAGTGTAGCCAACCCTCTCTACGACCTGGACTCCACGTGGGAGACCGCTAGCCAGAGCTCCTCTCTCAGCTCAGAGCCTCATCGAGCCCACGACCACGAGAGCGGCGACTCCCTGGAGAGGCCATTGGCTGCCACGGCTACCAACAAGGGCCGCCCGACTAACAGCATGTCCTCCCTGGTTCCTCAGCCTGCATCTGCTGCACCCACTTCCAGCactggcagagagaggagggtctACCCGAGCACAGAGTCTTTGGCTGGAAGGGGTCGGACAACAGGTCGAGgcgctgctgctggaggctcCAAACCCCAGAGGCCTGCTCTTTACAGGGGGCTGGACAGCTGGGACGAGGTGGTGGGAAGGATCCGAGGGCTCCACACGGACACGCTGCGGAAGCTGGCGACAAAGTGCGAGGACCGTTTCATGGCTGGTCAGAAGGATCACTTGAGATTTGGCACTGACAGCTGGTCCCACTTCAGGCTGACTACTGGGAAGCCCTGCTGTGAGGCGGGGGATGCCGTGTACTACACCGCCTCCTACGCCAAGGACCCACTGGTCAACTACGCCATCAAG ATCTGTCGGAGCAAAGTGAAGGAGACCCAGCAGCAGTTTTTCCACAGCCTCGCAGTGAGACAGAGCCTGGCCGTGAACTTCAACATCCAGCAAGACTGCGGCCACTTCCTGGCTGATGTGCCCACCCGCCTGCTGCcctgggaagaggaggaagacgaggaggaggaggaagaggaggaggtggaagatgTGAACGggctgaaggagaaagagaaagagatcaaGACTGAAACCAAGACGACAGACTCCAAAGCTCCAAATGGGAAATTAGATGAAACTCCAGCAGCGGGGCACATGAACGCCGCCGGCCGCTTGAAGAGCCGAGTGGTGGTCATCACACGGGAGGTGCCCTTCCAGACGGTGGCTGACTTTGTCCGAGAAGGCGTGGCGCGACACACTCATAACCCGGAGCTGTACGAGCGACAGGtgtgtctcctgctgctgcagctgtgctccGGCCTGGAGCACATGAAACCTTATCATGTGACCCACTGTGACCTGCGGCTGGAAAACCTGCTGCTGGTGCACTGCCAACCTGGCAACCCCTGGAACCTGGACATTCTCGAgcccaacaacaacagcaacggcagcagcagcagttcgGGCGCAAGCTCTgccagtgctgcagcagctgccgcCAACGCCACCTGCCCCGCCCGCCTCATCATCAGTAACTTCTCCCAAGCAAAACAGAAGAGCACTCTCATGGCCGCCGACCCTGGTACGCTGCGCGACCAGTCTCGCCTGGCCCCCGAAATCGTCACAGCGACTCAGTACCGCAAGTGCGACGAGTTCCAGACTGGGATTCTCATCTATGAGATGCTGCACCGCCCCAACCCCTTCGAGGAGACGCCGGAGCTGAAGGAGCGGGAGTACACCTGGGCGGACCTGCCTCCGCTCCCCATCAGGTCGCTGTACTCGCAgggtctgcagcagctggccCGGTTGCTGCTCACCGTCAACCCCTCGGAAAGGATCCGCATGTCGGAGGCCCGGGCCTGCCTGCAGTGCCTGCTCTGGGGCCCTCGCGAGGACCTGTTCCAGGCGctgggctgcagcagcacaggccCCATGTCAGGGGCCACTTCCAGCCAGCGCGAGGCCACCCTCCAGAACTGGCTGGACCTGAAGCGGACACTGATGATGATCAAGTTCGCAGAGCGCTCGCTGGACACGGCGTGCGGCGTGAGCCTGGAGGACTGGCTGTGCTGCCAGTACTTGGCGTTTGCCACCACGGACACGCTGAGCCGGGTGGTGCACATCCTGCAGCAGCCGCACGCTCAGACCCAGAGCCAGGCCGCGCACACAGCACCGAACCAAACGCAAACACATCACGCACACACCCTCCACCTGACTCAGTCACAGCCACTCTGA